From one Candidatus Nitrospira nitrosa genomic stretch:
- the greA gene encoding transcription elongation factor GreA, giving the protein MPTPITKKGYEALQAELVRLRKIERPKVIEAIAEARAHGDLSENAEYDAAKERQGFIESRISELEGKIADARIVEINGRTSETIVFGATVLVVEQESQSKKQYTLVGQDEADMKFNKISVQSPVGRALIGKRVGDFVEVKTPVKMVEYEVVEIKFEEC; this is encoded by the coding sequence ATGCCGACACCAATCACCAAGAAAGGCTACGAAGCGTTACAGGCTGAACTGGTTCGTTTGCGCAAGATCGAGCGCCCGAAGGTGATCGAGGCGATTGCGGAGGCGAGAGCACACGGCGATCTCAGTGAAAATGCCGAATACGATGCCGCCAAAGAGCGTCAGGGTTTCATTGAGTCTCGAATCTCCGAACTGGAGGGGAAGATCGCCGACGCGCGCATCGTGGAAATCAATGGACGAACCAGCGAGACCATTGTCTTTGGGGCGACGGTCTTGGTGGTTGAGCAGGAATCGCAATCCAAGAAACAGTATACGTTGGTCGGGCAAGATGAAGCGGATATGAAGTTCAATAAAATTTCCGTGCAGTCCCCCGTCGGGCGTGCCTTGATCGGCAAACGGGTCGGCGATTTTGTCGAGGTGAAGACGCCGGTCAAGATGGTTGAATACGAAGTCGTGGAGATCAAATTCGAGGAATGTTGA
- a CDS encoding SAM hydrolase/SAM-dependent halogenase family protein — protein MPEARPLIALLTDFGERDSFVASMKGVILSINPSALLVDLSHQITSHQIQEAGYFLKSCYRYFPAGTIFVAVVDPGVGTERRALLVSAAGCLFVGPDNGLFTEILEQEVGAKVWQINNPQYRLETAGSTFDGRDVFAPAAAWLSKGVPPSFFGPTVDDPIQRSVAIPVWHEDVLIGKIASVDRFGNLISNITARQIREFRAVTGQPVEIQIGTYIINDLVGSYSQGHRQSPSALINSGGNLEIFLQEDSAARGLQFGVGEEVRLC, from the coding sequence GTGCCGGAGGCACGACCCCTCATCGCCTTGCTGACGGATTTTGGAGAACGCGACAGTTTCGTCGCCAGCATGAAAGGGGTGATCCTCTCGATCAATCCGTCCGCGCTGCTGGTCGATCTCTCTCATCAGATCACGTCGCATCAGATTCAGGAAGCCGGGTATTTCCTGAAATCCTGTTACCGGTATTTCCCCGCAGGAACGATCTTCGTCGCTGTCGTCGATCCCGGAGTCGGGACCGAGCGTCGGGCGTTGCTCGTGTCAGCCGCAGGATGCCTGTTTGTTGGGCCAGATAACGGGCTCTTTACGGAAATCTTGGAGCAGGAAGTCGGCGCCAAGGTCTGGCAGATCAATAACCCACAGTATCGCTTGGAAACGGCCGGATCGACCTTTGATGGTCGAGATGTGTTCGCACCGGCTGCCGCCTGGTTGAGTAAGGGTGTCCCGCCGTCGTTTTTTGGGCCGACCGTCGATGACCCCATTCAGCGTTCGGTCGCGATCCCGGTCTGGCACGAGGATGTGTTGATCGGAAAGATCGCGTCTGTCGATCGATTCGGCAATCTCATTTCCAACATCACCGCGAGACAGATCCGGGAATTTCGAGCTGTGACGGGCCAACCTGTGGAGATTCAAATCGGAACGTATATCATCAATGATTTGGTCGGCAGTTACAGCCAAGGCCATCGCCAGAGTCCGTCCGCGCTGATCAATAGCGGCGGGAACTTGGAGATTTTTCTGCAGGAGGATAGCGCGGCACGGGGTCTTCAGTTTGGCGTGGGGGAAGAAGTTCGTCTCTGCTGA
- the lepB gene encoding signal peptidase I → MSSDSNQRNVDKLSGGSRSGEPASLTGAKVADNADQAGRKSIVREYAEAIIVAMLLAFAIRVFVVQAFKIPSGSMIPTLLIGDHILVSKLSYGLQWPTDCKLQWSFPPVNCYTSTTVVTFGKPQRGDIIVFRFPEDEEKDFIKRIVGLPGDTVQLRNKVVLVNGQPLDDKTFTQRIDPGIIDGTVNPRDNFGPVTIPEESYFVMGDNRDQSLDSRFWGYVREEKIRGKAFRIYWSWNGQGNWTEWVRWERFAKAIQ, encoded by the coding sequence ATGAGCTCCGATTCCAATCAGCGCAATGTGGACAAGTTGTCCGGCGGGTCAAGGTCCGGTGAACCGGCCTCACTGACGGGCGCCAAGGTTGCCGACAACGCCGACCAGGCTGGACGCAAGTCCATCGTTCGAGAGTATGCGGAAGCGATCATCGTCGCCATGTTGTTGGCGTTCGCCATTCGCGTGTTTGTCGTACAGGCCTTCAAGATTCCGTCGGGATCCATGATTCCTACCTTGCTGATCGGAGATCATATTTTGGTCAGCAAGCTGTCCTATGGTCTGCAGTGGCCGACGGACTGTAAATTGCAATGGAGTTTTCCACCGGTCAATTGTTATACGTCCACCACCGTCGTCACGTTCGGCAAGCCGCAACGTGGCGATATCATCGTCTTTCGGTTTCCCGAGGATGAAGAGAAGGATTTTATCAAGCGCATTGTGGGGCTGCCTGGGGACACGGTTCAGTTACGGAACAAGGTTGTCCTGGTGAACGGTCAGCCGCTTGATGACAAAACCTTTACCCAACGCATTGATCCCGGCATCATCGACGGGACGGTCAACCCTCGCGATAATTTTGGCCCAGTGACGATTCCGGAGGAGTCCTATTTCGTCATGGGCGACAATCGCGACCAAAGCCTGGACAGTCGGTTTTGGGGGTACGTCCGTGAGGAGAAAATCCGAGGCAAAGCGTTCCGTATCTATTGGTCCTGGAACGGACAGGGAAATTGGACGGAGTGGGTTCGGTGGGAACGATTCGCCAAAGCCATTCAGTAA
- the bioA gene encoding adenosylmethionine--8-amino-7-oxononanoate transaminase, which yields MTRPPSTQQLRDWDRRYLWHPFTQMQEWEQEEPLIIERGKGSYLIDTEGKKYLDGTSSIWVNVHGHRHPALDRAIKKQLDKIAHSTFLGLSNPPAIELARELIRIAPDGLARVFYSDNGSTAVEIALKMAVQYWQQRHPEAGPKNTFLHLKLAYHGDTIGAVSVGNIDLFHARFKPLLFPTVEAEPPHCYRCPLKLTYPSCDMACIDPIEAIIKRRHRELAGVIIEPLMQAAAGMIPQPPGYLKRIRELCTEFKVLLIVDEVATGFGRTGKMFACEHEGVTPDLMAISKGLTGGYMPLAATLATDEIYQGFLGSYDEFKTFFHGHSFTGNPLGCSVALANLKIFRQEKTLARLASKIKLFRRLLAPLAAIPQVGDIRQRGLMAGVELVMDKRSKTPYPLSVKAGHRVAAIARSKGLILRPIGNVLVLIPPLAISKDELKKTVEILKQSIETLQRDALPIHGTSNNR from the coding sequence ATGACTCGACCACCTTCGACGCAGCAACTCAGAGACTGGGACCGCCGCTATCTGTGGCACCCGTTTACCCAGATGCAGGAGTGGGAGCAAGAGGAGCCGCTCATCATCGAGCGTGGGAAAGGCTCGTATCTCATCGATACCGAGGGCAAGAAATATCTCGATGGCACCTCATCAATTTGGGTCAATGTCCATGGCCATCGCCACCCGGCCCTTGATCGAGCCATCAAGAAGCAGCTCGACAAAATCGCCCACTCAACATTTCTGGGGCTCTCGAACCCACCGGCGATTGAGCTCGCCCGTGAGTTGATCCGCATCGCGCCTGATGGACTTGCCCGCGTCTTCTATTCGGACAACGGTTCAACGGCGGTGGAGATTGCCCTGAAGATGGCCGTTCAGTACTGGCAACAGCGCCATCCCGAAGCCGGCCCGAAAAATACATTCCTCCATCTGAAACTCGCCTATCATGGAGATACCATCGGGGCCGTGAGCGTCGGCAATATCGACCTGTTCCATGCTCGGTTTAAACCGCTCTTATTCCCGACAGTGGAGGCGGAACCACCCCATTGCTACCGCTGCCCGCTCAAGCTCACATATCCGTCTTGTGATATGGCCTGCATTGATCCCATTGAGGCGATCATCAAACGTCGTCACCGGGAGTTGGCCGGTGTGATTATTGAACCACTCATGCAAGCTGCCGCCGGTATGATTCCCCAGCCACCCGGCTATCTGAAGCGAATCCGTGAGCTCTGTACTGAATTCAAGGTCCTTCTGATCGTCGACGAAGTCGCGACAGGCTTTGGACGTACCGGCAAGATGTTCGCCTGTGAGCACGAAGGCGTCACGCCGGATCTCATGGCCATCAGCAAAGGGCTCACCGGTGGGTACATGCCGCTGGCGGCAACCCTGGCCACGGATGAGATCTATCAAGGCTTTCTCGGCAGCTACGACGAGTTCAAAACCTTCTTCCATGGCCACAGTTTTACCGGCAACCCACTGGGCTGCTCCGTAGCGCTCGCCAATCTCAAGATTTTTCGTCAGGAAAAGACGCTTGCTCGACTCGCTTCAAAAATTAAACTCTTCCGCCGGTTACTGGCACCGCTCGCGGCAATCCCTCAGGTCGGCGACATTCGACAGCGGGGACTCATGGCAGGCGTTGAATTGGTTATGGACAAACGGAGCAAAACCCCCTACCCACTCAGCGTCAAGGCCGGCCATCGCGTGGCAGCCATCGCCCGATCAAAAGGATTGATCTTGAGACCGATCGGGAATGTCCTTGTCCTTATCCCACCGCTCGCGATCTCCAAAGATGAATTGAAGAAAACGGTGGAAATTCTCAAACAATCCATAGAGACTCTGCAGAGAGATGCATTGCCAATCCACGGTACGTCCAACAACCGGTAG
- the rfaE1 gene encoding D-glycero-beta-D-manno-heptose-7-phosphate kinase: MGTIRQSHSVKKRGGIILPKKESQGKSESPSSTVLREYLHRFPQASVLVIGDLILDHYVMGRVSRISPEAPVPVVHVESESIRLGGAANVYSNIMALGGKAYLCGVIGSDESGRRLLKELGNTKASLGGVVTDRERPTTRKSRVIAHNQQIVRYDIEGRTELKVPLRRKIVRFVESKLRELSCIVISDYAKGVVSATLMTEITRLAALRRVPVIVDPKVEHFNFYKGVTVITPNHLEATQASGMHGDDNQTINEAGAMIRQRLGCQSVLITRGEKGMSLYEKDGRAWHLPTKARQVYDVTGAGDTVIGTLALALAAGADIKTGATMANYAAGIVVGMVGTATVSPTQLSEAFGDD; this comes from the coding sequence GTGGGAACGATTCGCCAAAGCCATTCAGTAAAAAAACGCGGGGGCATCATTCTTCCCAAGAAGGAGTCACAGGGGAAGAGTGAATCTCCTTCATCCACGGTACTCCGCGAGTATCTGCATCGGTTTCCGCAGGCCTCCGTCCTCGTGATCGGGGATTTGATTCTTGATCATTATGTGATGGGACGGGTGAGTCGGATCTCTCCTGAGGCGCCGGTCCCGGTCGTGCATGTCGAATCGGAGTCGATCCGACTCGGTGGGGCAGCCAACGTCTACAGCAATATTATGGCGCTCGGAGGAAAGGCCTATCTCTGCGGGGTGATCGGATCGGATGAGAGTGGGAGGCGGTTGCTCAAGGAACTCGGAAACACCAAGGCGAGCCTCGGTGGCGTCGTGACCGATCGTGAGCGACCGACGACCAGGAAGAGTCGGGTCATCGCCCACAACCAGCAGATCGTTCGCTATGACATCGAAGGCCGAACGGAGTTAAAGGTTCCGCTGCGACGGAAGATCGTCCGGTTTGTTGAGTCCAAACTCCGTGAGTTGTCTTGTATTGTGATCTCGGACTATGCCAAAGGCGTCGTGTCGGCGACCCTGATGACGGAGATCACACGTTTGGCGGCCTTGCGCAGGGTTCCGGTCATCGTCGATCCGAAGGTCGAACACTTTAATTTTTATAAAGGCGTGACGGTCATTACGCCGAATCACCTAGAGGCGACGCAAGCGTCGGGCATGCATGGGGATGACAATCAAACGATCAACGAAGCTGGGGCCATGATCCGCCAGCGGCTCGGTTGTCAGTCCGTTCTCATCACGCGGGGTGAGAAGGGCATGAGTCTCTATGAAAAGGATGGTCGAGCATGGCATCTTCCGACAAAGGCTCGGCAAGTCTATGATGTCACCGGCGCGGGTGATACGGTCATCGGGACGCTGGCATTGGCCCTTGCGGCGGGAGCTGACATCAAGACCGGAGCAACGATGGCCAATTATGCGGCCGGGATCGTGGTCGGAATGGTAGGAACGGCGACGGTGTCACCGACGCAGTTGTCTGAGGCCTTTGGCGATGACTAA
- the lhgO gene encoding L-2-hydroxyglutarate oxidase, with the protein MKTYDFLIIGGGVIGLSIARELRARRSDASILLIEKEPSCGAHASGRNSGVLHAGFYYSPDSLKAKFTRLGNERLTAYCQEKQIPLNTCGKLVVAKDAADLPSLDELVRRGQINGIELQPLTEAEAKSIEPRVKTYQRALFSPRTSTVNPLHVVNAMQQDAVREGIHIQCATAYRGRDNGTVRTNQDSIAAGYVVNAAGLYADKIAMDYGFSEKYRILPFKGLYLYSDEPPGSIRTNIYPVPDLRNPFLGVHFTITADGKAKIGPTAIPAMWRENYEGFGNFDLGELMEVASRGLGLLTGAGFDFRRLAMEEITKYSRSKMVSLASVLAEGVDERNYQKWGRPGIRAQLLDITKKKLEMDFVLEGDNRSMHVLNAVSPAFTCSLPFAGYVCDHIDKALT; encoded by the coding sequence ATGAAGACCTATGATTTTCTCATCATCGGCGGCGGAGTCATCGGCCTCAGCATCGCGCGCGAGCTTCGAGCTCGGCGCAGCGACGCCAGCATCCTCTTGATAGAAAAGGAACCCTCCTGCGGAGCCCATGCCAGCGGTCGCAACAGTGGAGTCCTCCACGCCGGCTTCTACTATTCACCCGACAGCCTGAAAGCCAAATTCACACGCCTCGGGAATGAGCGACTCACGGCGTACTGTCAGGAGAAACAGATCCCCCTCAATACATGTGGAAAGCTTGTCGTGGCCAAAGATGCTGCGGATTTGCCGTCGCTTGACGAATTAGTCCGTCGCGGCCAGATCAACGGCATTGAGCTCCAACCCCTCACAGAAGCAGAAGCCAAATCGATCGAACCTCGAGTCAAAACCTATCAACGAGCCCTGTTCTCCCCGCGCACCTCGACCGTCAACCCGCTCCATGTCGTCAATGCGATGCAACAGGATGCAGTCCGTGAGGGGATCCACATTCAGTGTGCCACGGCCTATCGAGGCCGGGACAATGGAACCGTTCGAACCAACCAGGACAGCATTGCCGCCGGGTATGTGGTGAATGCCGCAGGCCTCTACGCTGATAAGATTGCCATGGACTATGGGTTTTCCGAAAAATATCGCATTCTACCCTTCAAGGGGCTCTACCTGTACTCCGATGAACCCCCAGGTTCGATTCGCACGAATATTTATCCTGTTCCTGACCTCAGAAACCCATTCCTTGGTGTCCACTTCACGATCACGGCTGACGGGAAGGCCAAGATCGGCCCGACCGCCATCCCGGCCATGTGGCGTGAAAACTACGAAGGGTTCGGAAATTTTGATCTCGGTGAACTGATGGAAGTCGCGAGCCGAGGACTCGGCCTGTTGACCGGCGCGGGATTCGACTTCAGACGGTTGGCGATGGAAGAAATTACCAAGTATTCCCGGAGCAAGATGGTGTCGCTCGCCTCTGTCCTCGCGGAAGGAGTGGACGAACGTAACTATCAGAAATGGGGTCGCCCCGGCATTCGAGCGCAGCTCCTCGACATCACCAAGAAGAAACTCGAAATGGATTTTGTGTTAGAAGGCGACAATCGTTCCATGCACGTCCTGAACGCCGTCTCTCCCGCTTTTACCTGTTCACTCCCCTTCGCCGGCTACGTCTGCGACCATATCGACAAGGCACTCACCTGA
- the lepA gene encoding translation elongation factor 4 gives MQSLIRNFSIIAHIDHGKSTLADRFLEATGAVTAREAKDQILDAMDLERERGITIKAHAVAIRYKAKDGKTYALHLIDTPGHVDFTYEVSRSLAACEGALLLVDATQGVQAQTIANVNLAMANNLTIIPVINKIDLASADVDGTKQSIADVLQLEADNALPISAKEGKGVPEVLEAVIARVPPPSGDPQAPLKALIFDSWFDNYQGVIVLTRVVDGAIRPGMKIKVMSNDRTFEVMEVGNFSPKRTKKTELLTGEVGYLCANMREVADVKIGDTLTDAVSPTREPFPGYKDVKPLVFCGLYPTDTARYEDLRDALVKLRLNDSSFVYEPETSLALGFGFRCGFLGLLHMEIIQERLEREYNLTLLTTAPTVVYRVMTTKGEVSEVMNPSQLPPPSSIESFEEPFILASVITPERYMGAILQLCQERRGIQRSIHFLDPTRVMISYELPLNEVILDFYDKLKSRTQGYASLDYELLGYRESDLVRLDILLNGEAVDALSFITHKDRSVQRGRQLAEKMKELIPRQMYEIAIQAAIGSKIVARETIGAMKKNVLAKCYGGDITRKRKLLEKQKEGKKRMKAVGSVEVPQEAFLAILKVGDE, from the coding sequence TTGCAAAGTCTTATACGCAACTTTTCCATAATCGCTCATATCGATCACGGCAAATCAACCCTCGCTGACCGGTTCCTCGAAGCTACTGGCGCAGTTACTGCCCGAGAGGCCAAAGATCAGATCCTTGATGCCATGGACCTCGAACGGGAACGTGGCATTACGATCAAGGCGCACGCAGTGGCGATCCGGTACAAGGCTAAGGACGGGAAGACTTATGCGTTGCATTTGATCGATACGCCGGGGCATGTCGACTTTACCTATGAGGTCTCGCGCAGCCTGGCGGCTTGCGAGGGGGCGCTCTTGCTCGTTGACGCGACACAAGGCGTGCAGGCCCAGACGATTGCCAACGTGAATTTAGCGATGGCGAACAACCTGACCATTATTCCGGTGATCAATAAGATTGATCTCGCGAGCGCGGATGTCGATGGGACCAAACAGTCGATTGCAGATGTGTTGCAACTCGAGGCCGATAATGCTCTGCCTATTAGTGCGAAGGAAGGCAAGGGTGTGCCGGAGGTCTTGGAGGCAGTCATCGCGCGGGTACCGCCTCCGTCAGGCGATCCACAGGCGCCGCTCAAGGCGCTGATCTTCGACTCATGGTTCGATAACTATCAGGGTGTGATTGTGCTGACGCGGGTGGTGGATGGGGCGATTAGACCCGGTATGAAAATTAAAGTCATGTCGAACGATCGCACGTTCGAGGTGATGGAGGTCGGGAACTTTTCCCCCAAGCGTACGAAGAAGACGGAGCTGCTGACCGGCGAGGTGGGATATCTCTGTGCCAATATGCGGGAAGTGGCGGACGTCAAAATTGGAGATACGCTCACGGATGCGGTGTCGCCGACGCGTGAGCCGTTTCCAGGGTATAAAGACGTCAAACCGTTGGTGTTCTGCGGGCTGTATCCAACCGACACGGCTCGGTATGAGGATTTGCGGGATGCGTTGGTCAAGCTCCGGCTGAATGATTCGTCGTTCGTCTACGAACCAGAAACGTCCTTGGCCTTGGGGTTTGGGTTTCGCTGCGGGTTCTTGGGTCTGCTCCATATGGAGATCATTCAAGAACGCCTTGAGCGTGAGTATAACTTGACGCTGCTCACCACGGCTCCTACCGTCGTGTATCGTGTGATGACGACCAAAGGCGAGGTGTCGGAGGTCATGAATCCCTCACAGCTCCCGCCTCCCAGCAGCATCGAGTCGTTCGAAGAGCCGTTCATTCTCGCGTCGGTCATTACGCCGGAACGGTATATGGGGGCTATTCTTCAGCTGTGTCAGGAGCGTCGAGGCATTCAGCGAAGCATCCACTTCCTGGATCCGACGCGGGTGATGATCAGTTATGAATTGCCGCTCAATGAGGTCATTCTTGATTTTTACGATAAACTCAAGTCCCGCACACAGGGCTATGCGTCGCTGGATTACGAGTTGCTCGGCTATCGCGAATCCGATCTGGTGCGACTCGACATCTTACTGAACGGCGAGGCGGTCGATGCCTTGTCCTTTATTACGCACAAGGATCGTTCGGTGCAGCGAGGGCGTCAGCTCGCTGAAAAAATGAAGGAATTGATTCCGAGGCAGATGTATGAGATCGCCATTCAGGCGGCCATCGGGAGCAAGATCGTGGCGCGCGAGACCATCGGGGCGATGAAGAAAAATGTGTTGGCGAAATGCTATGGCGGTGATATCACACGGAAACGGAAGTTGCTGGAGAAACAAAAGGAAGGAAAGAAACGCATGAAAGCGGTCGGTAGTGTCGAAGTTCCGCAGGAAGCCTTCCTGGCGATTCTCAAGGTCGGAGACGAATGA
- a CDS encoding type II toxin-antitoxin system RelE/ParE family toxin has product MSRADFTVVLSELAALDLADILQYTFEQWGGRQMNLYAAQLNRGLRQLAVNPQLGKPREDWYPGCRCFPVEHHLVVYAVIGHEVRVARFFHERVDVPRHLP; this is encoded by the coding sequence TTGTCACGGGCTGATTTTACAGTAGTTCTTTCAGAACTGGCCGCGCTCGATCTCGCCGACATTCTTCAATATACCTTTGAACAATGGGGCGGACGGCAGATGAACCTGTATGCCGCCCAGCTCAACCGTGGCTTGCGGCAACTTGCCGTCAATCCACAACTGGGGAAACCGCGCGAGGATTGGTATCCGGGCTGCCGCTGTTTCCCTGTAGAACATCACCTCGTGGTGTACGCGGTTATCGGACACGAAGTACGCGTTGCACGGTTCTTTCATGAACGGGTGGATGTCCCACGTCATTTGCCGTAA
- a CDS encoding type II toxin-antitoxin system ParD family antitoxin: MNVNLTPQLERLVKQKVTAGLYNNASEVVREALRLMAVRDEVTNGFAQLHAGKTVPLNMAAAKRMAKANAKKGRVVNPLVTG; the protein is encoded by the coding sequence ATGAACGTCAATCTTACGCCGCAACTAGAGCGGCTGGTCAAACAAAAGGTGACGGCTGGGCTTTATAACAATGCCAGCGAAGTCGTGCGCGAAGCCCTGCGCCTCATGGCGGTGCGCGACGAGGTCACCAATGGGTTTGCCCAGCTCCACGCGGGCAAAACTGTGCCACTGAATATGGCGGCAGCCAAACGCATGGCCAAGGCAAACGCGAAGAAAGGCCGCGTGGTGAATCCGCTTGTCACGGGCTGA